In Microplitis mediator isolate UGA2020A chromosome 2, iyMicMedi2.1, whole genome shotgun sequence, a single window of DNA contains:
- the LOC130663428 gene encoding zeta-sarcoglycan isoform X3 codes for MSRGQANWSDDPEDTNGIARQSQPGQSTQPTQPIQPPQPSSSTRACTPQHTDQHLPHTYGGFKFGLYGWRKRCLYSLVLGLMIMVILNLALTLWLLKVMEFSSEGMGSLKIVPGGIELRGQAAILDALIASSVRSRKGRNLVLESWSNFTASARARDGRLLARFTLSEDRVDCVSKGFRITDPRGGVLFSADRDQVVVGAATLKVTGVGGAVFRGSVQTPLVRAEPGHSLRLESATRALEIKAPERIVIESRAGEILASCLLDLTLQSIEGAIRLDAKSVFLKDLKVGTPVQRHSTREQQQQQQQQQQPRNGRSSSDQRESNIYQLCVCASGKLFLARPEGVCQADKTVC; via the exons ATGTCTCGGGGGCAGGCAAACTGGTCAGACGATCCCGAAGACACCAACGGCATTGCCAGACAAAGTCAGCCTGGCCAGTCGACTCAGCCAACTCAGCCAATTCAGCCGCCTCAGCCAAGCAGTTCCACGAGAGCATGCACACCTCAGCACACCGATCAACATCTTCCACACACCTACGGTGGGTTCAAATTCGGCCTATACGGATGGCGAAAAAGATGCCTCTATTCACTAGTCCTCGGTcttatgatcatggtcatctTGAACCTCGCACTCACACTCTGGCTGCTTAAGGTCATGGAATTCAGTTCG gaaGGCATGGGCTCGTTAAAAATCGTACCAGGCGGCATCGAACTCAGGGGCCAGGCCGCTATTCTGGACGCTCTCATTGCCTCAAGTGTAAGATCAAGAAAGGGGAGGAATCTTGTGCTCGAATCATGGAGCAACTTTACAGCCTCTGCCAGAGCTCGCGATGGCCGACTCTTGGCACGATTTACACTCA gCGAAGATCGAGTAGACTGCGTATCAAAAGGCTTCCGGATAACGGATCCCAGAGGCGGTGTGCTTTTCTCAGCAGACCGAGACCAAGTTGTCGTAGGGGCTGCGACCTTGAAAGTAACTGGGGTCGGGGGTGCTGTCTTTCGTGGAAGTGTGCAGACTCCATTGGTGCGAGCCGAGCCCGGGCACAGTCTGag GCTAGAGTCAGCAACGAGAGCACTTGAGATAAAAGCACCGGAGCGAATAGTAATAGAATCAAGGGCAGGTGAAATCTTAGCATCCTGTCTGTTGGACCTGACGCTTCAGAGCATCGAGGGCGCTATCAGACTCGATGCTAAATCAGTCTTCCTGAAGGATCTCAAAGTGGGGACGCCCGTGCAGAGACACTCGACCAGagaacagcagcagcagcaacagcaacagcagcaaccGCGAAACGGGAGATCTTCCAGTGACCAGAGGGAATCAAATATCTACCAGCTCTGTGTCTGTGCCAGCGGCAAGTTGTTTCTCGCGAGACCAGAAGGTGTCTGCCAAGCAGACAAAACCGTCTGCTAA
- the LOC130678755 gene encoding prostaglandin reductase 1-like: protein MVVAKKYILVKHFNGEPKPEDFKIVEEELPPIKDGEFLVEAEYLSVDPYMRFFGNRIPINGTMIGGQVAKIIESKDPNYPVGKKIFAGLGWRTHSIVNVNVSDDILKSKPYILTDFGDLPSSLGLGVLGMPGNTAYFGLTEICKPKAGETLVVSGAAGAVGSHVGQLGKNLGLKVIGIAGSDAKCKWITEDLGFDSAINYKTQNVADELKKLAPKGIDCYFDNVGGEISSSVIYQMNEFGRVSVCGSISAYNADPNNLPKCTLIQPAVVPKQLKIEGFIVSRWNDRWNEGIVKNLELIRQKKLVYRETVTEGFDKMVDAFVGMLRGGNVGKAVVKV, encoded by the exons ATGGTcgttgcaaaaaaatatattctcgtAAAACATTTCAATGGAGAACCTAAACCggaagattttaaaattgttgaaGAAGAATTACCACCGATTAAAGATGGAG agTTTTTGGTTGAAGCGGAATATTTGTCCGTAGATCCTTATATGAGATTCTTTGGAAATAGAATTCCGATAAATGGAACGATGATCGGAGGTCAAGTCgctaaaataattgaatctaAAGATCCGAACTATCCGGTTGGGAAGAAAATATTTGCTGGTCTAGGATGGAGAACTCATTCTATCGTGAATGTGAATGTATCCGACgatatattaaaatcaaaGCCGTATATTTTGACTGATTTCGGCGATCTTCCGTCATCGCTTGGTCTCGGTGTCCTCGGAATGCCAGG aaatacgGCTTACTTTGGTCTCACGGAAATTTGTAAACCGAAGGCCGGTGAAACTCTTGTAGTTTCCGGTGCTGCTGGGGCTGTTGGCTCGCATGTTGGACAATTGGGAAAAAACTTGGGCTTAAAAGTTATTGGAATTGCTGGCAGTGATGCTAAATGCAAATGGATTACCGAAGATTTGGGATTTGattctgcaataaattataaaactcaaAATGTCGCTgatgaattgaaaaaacttgCGCCCAAGGGTATCGACTGCTACTTTGATAAC GTCGGGGGAGAAATATCAAGTTCTGTTATTTATCAAATGAATGAGTTTGGGCGCGTATCAGTTTGCGGTTCAATTTCGGCGTACAATGCCGACCCTAATAATTTACCAAAGTGCACTTTAATACAACCGGCGGTCGTACCTAAGCAATTGAAGATTGAAGGTTTCATTGTTAGCCGATGGAATGATCGTTGGAACGAAGGAATCGTCAAGAATCTCGAATTAATTCGCCAAAAAAAACTCGTCTATCGCGAAACTGTAACCGAGGGATTCGACAAAATGGTCGATGCATTTGTCGGCATGCTCCGCGGAGGAAATGTTGGCAAAGCTGTTGTCAAAGTCTAG